A window from Hemicordylus capensis ecotype Gifberg chromosome 2, rHemCap1.1.pri, whole genome shotgun sequence encodes these proteins:
- the ARL16 gene encoding ADP-ribosylation factor-like protein 16 isoform X1, which translates to MATAGGGGGGSTYLLLGGSGAGKTLLVKRLQKLSSRDGNKDLGEPPPTLPTVGTNLTDLPIGKKITVRELGGCMGPIWSSYYSDCCCVLYMIDAAKPTQISSSCIQLLSLLAAEQLTSVPVLIIFNKIDLPCYMSLIEMKSLFRIQDIIACAKQPITVVETSARDGTGLSNVIQWFRSTLCD; encoded by the exons ATGGCAacggctggcggcggcggcggcggctcgacCTACCTGCTTCTGGGGGGTTCCGGCGCGGGCAAAACTCTGCTGGTCAAGCGGCTGCAGA AGCTGAGCTCCAGGGATGGCAACAAGGACCTTGGGGAgccgccccccaccctgcccacg GTGGGCACAAATCTTACTGACCTTCCAATAGGAAAGAAGATCACAGTTCGGGAATTGGGGGGATGCATGGGCCCCATCTGGTCCAGTTACTATAGTGACTGCTGCTGTGTCCTG TATATGATTGATGCTGCCAAGCCCACCCAGATTTCCTCATCCTGCATCCAACTATTATCACTccttgctgctgagcagctaaCATCAGTCCCTGTCCTCATCATTTTCAACAAAAT TGACTTACCATGCTACATGTCCCTGATCGAGATGAAGTCATTGTTCCGAATCCAGGACATTATCGCCTGTGCCAAGCAGCCCATCACTGTTGTGGAGACCAGTGCACGCGATGGCACTGGCTTATCCAATGTGATACAGTGGTTTCGTTCCACCCTGTGTGATTAA
- the ARL16 gene encoding ADP-ribosylation factor-like protein 16 isoform X2, with amino-acid sequence MGPIWSSYYSDCCCVLYMIDAAKPTQISSSCIQLLSLLAAEQLTSVPVLIIFNKIDLPCYMSLIEMKSLFRIQDIIACAKQPITVVETSARDGTGLSNVIQWFRSTLCD; translated from the exons ATGGGCCCCATCTGGTCCAGTTACTATAGTGACTGCTGCTGTGTCCTG TATATGATTGATGCTGCCAAGCCCACCCAGATTTCCTCATCCTGCATCCAACTATTATCACTccttgctgctgagcagctaaCATCAGTCCCTGTCCTCATCATTTTCAACAAAAT TGACTTACCATGCTACATGTCCCTGATCGAGATGAAGTCATTGTTCCGAATCCAGGACATTATCGCCTGTGCCAAGCAGCCCATCACTGTTGTGGAGACCAGTGCACGCGATGGCACTGGCTTATCCAATGTGATACAGTGGTTTCGTTCCACCCTGTGTGATTAA